Proteins from a genomic interval of Lolium perenne isolate Kyuss_39 chromosome 1, Kyuss_2.0, whole genome shotgun sequence:
- the LOC139834954 gene encoding uncharacterized protein — translation MGDDSERAARELKGKQEREATSKLAITNPATSSAGLFSISSLNAQAVGLSSIKGHVPVELALDTGVHRQWRTFFRAALRKYALLDHIDAAAPSDPTPEWTLLDATVVSWLYGSVSLGLLDAVMKPGDDPIAVELWTSINCLFTDHKINRQLHLSTELDGLDMGELTMKDYLTKVKSLSDGLTDLGAPVDDAKLVIQCLNGLPEQYDLAADLISLMPGMNFNKCRSLLELQDMKKKNRRSRSGDTALYSATPNPNPNPGKGDGKGKKKKKKQDMEKQDKEVAPATAPAPAAPSWTPMQLPWNGAFQVWPYGQAGLLGRQHYVPRPTPPSHAYYAHSPYGAVPSYGYGTPPLPHGYGNTAPIAVPPSPAPSTASWDQQALLNQFQTMGLQAPPREWVMDTGASSHFASDPGSAYQDRDSQMQ, via the exons ATGGGCGACGACAGCGAGCGCGCTGCGAGGGAGCTCAAGGGGAAGCAGGAACGCGAGGCGACCAGCAAGCTTGCCATCACCAACCCCGCGACCTCCAGCGCGGGACTCTTCTCCATCTCCTCCTTGAACGCCCAAGCCGTCGGACTCTCCTCCATCAAGGGGCATGTTCCCGTCGAGCTCGCCCTCGACACCGGCGTTCACCGCCAATGGCGCACGTTCTTCCGCGCCGCCCTTCGCAAGTACGCCCTGCTGGATCACATCGACGCGGCTGCTCCGTCCGATCCGACGCCGGAGTGGACTCTGCTCGACGCCACGGTCGTCTCGTGGCTCTATGGGTCCGTCTCCCTTGGCCTCCTCGACGCAGTCATGAAACCGGGCGATGATCCTATAGCCGTCGAGCTATGGACCAGCATCAACTGCCTCTTCACCGACCACAAGATCAACCGCCAGCTTCATCTATCCACCGAGCTCGACGGGCTTGACATGGGCGAGCTGACGATGAAGGACTACTTGACCAAGGTTAAGAGCCTTTCTGATGGCCTTACTGATCTAGGTGCTCCAGTCGACGACGCCAAGCTCGTCATCCAGTGTCTCAACGGCCTCCCCGAGCAATACGACTTGGCCGCCGATCTCATCTCCCTCATGCCCGGGATGAACTTCAACAAATGCCGATCCCTTCTTGAGCTTCAGGACATGAAGAAGAAGAACCGTCGATCCCGCTCTGGTGACACGGCTCTCTACTCCGCCACACCCAACCCAAACCCCAACCCTGGCAAGGGTGACGGcaagggaaagaagaagaagaagaaacaggaCATGGAGAAGCAGGATAAAGAGGTCGCGCCCGCTACGGCCCCGGCCCCAGCCGCCCCATCTTGGACGCCAATGCAACTTCCCTGGAACGGTGCCTTTCAGGTGTGGCCCTACGGCCAGGCCGGCTTGCTCGGTCGTCAGCACTACGTGCCCCGCCCCACGCCGCCCTCTCATGCCTACTACGCACATAGCCCATATGGTGCGGTTCCCTCCTACGGCTATGGCACTCCACCATTGCCCCACGGCTACGGCAACACCGCTCCCATCGCTGTGCCTCCGTCTCCGGCACCCTCGACGGCCTCCTGGGACCAACAGGCTTTGCTCAATCAGTTCCAGACTATGGGACTGCAAGCTCCTCCGCGTGAATGGGTGATGGATACTGGCGCATCCTCCCACTTCGCGTCCGACCCCG GATCTGCGTACCAGGACCGAGATTCTCAGATGCAATAG